A stretch of DNA from Campylobacter gracilis:
ATAAACGGAGAGATAGTTTTTGGCGTGAAAAACCGCTTTTTACTTGATTTTTTAAGTAATATCGAGAGCGAAATTTTTGAGCTTGATTTTAACAGCTCCGATACGGCGTTCGTGCTTAGTGCGGATGGTTTAAAAACGGTTATCATGCCGATAAATAATATTTAAAGGAAAATTATGAAGCAAAATTACGGCGCTAGTAATATTAAAGTTTTAAAAGGTCTTGAAGCCGTTAGAAAGCGTCCCGGAATGTATATTGGAGATACCAATATCGGCGGACTTCACCATATGATCTACGAGGTAGTGGATAACTCGATCGACGAGGCGATGGCAGGTTACTGCGACACAATCGATGTCGAGATCACTAGCGAGGGAAGTTGTATCGTTAGTGATAACGGTCGTGGGATTCCCGTCGATATACATCCGACCGAAAAAATTCCTGCCGCGACGGTAGTTTTAACCGTGCTTCACGCAGGCGGTAAATTTGACAAAGACACTTACAAAGTCTCCGGCGGTCTGCACGGCGTGGGTGTTAGCGTCGTAAATGCGCTTTCAAAAAAGCTTGTCGCTACGATCAAACGTGATGGAAATATTTATAGACAAGAATTTGCCAAAGGAATTCCTACTACCGAGCTTGAAAAGATAAAAACTACTAATCGCACGGGCACTACGATCGAGTTTTGGCCCGACGGCGAAATTTTTGAAATTTTAGAATTTGACGATGAAATTTTATCGAAAAGATTTCGCGAGCTAGCGTATCTAAATCCAAAAATTACGATAAATTTTAAAGATAATCGTACGGGCAGGGACGAGCATTTTCACTTTGAAGGCGGTTTGGAAAGCTTTGTAAACGATATGAATAAAGCGCCTGCCATATCCAAAGCCGTATCGTTTAGCGATAGCGCGGATGATGTTATGGTGGATTTTGCGCTTATGTATAACGAAACGTATAACGAAAATTTACTAAGCTTCGTAAATAATATCAAAACTCCGGACGGCGGTACGCATGAGGCGGGATTTAGAGCGGGTCTTACTCGCGCGATAACAAATTACGTCGCGGCAAATGCGGCTGCGCGCGAAAAGGACACGAAGATCACCGGCGACGACGTTCGCGAGGGACTTATTGCGGTAATTAGCGTTAAGGTTCCCGAGCCGCAGTTTGAGGGACAGACTAAAGGTAAGCTGGGCTCCAGCTATGTTAAACCGATCGTGCAAAAGATGGCGTTTGAGGTACTTAGCAAGTATTTTGAAGAAAATCCGATCGAAGCGCGCGCCATTATGAATAAGGCCCTTTTAGCTGCGCGCGGTCGCGAAGCGGCGAAGAAGGCGCGCGATCTAACGCGCAAAAAAGATAATATAAATTCCGTCGGAACCCTTCCTGGAAAGTTAGCCGATTGCCAGAGTAAGGATGCGAGTATTAGCGAAATTTATCTAGTAGAGGGCGATAG
This window harbors:
- the gyrB gene encoding DNA topoisomerase (ATP-hydrolyzing) subunit B, with translation MKQNYGASNIKVLKGLEAVRKRPGMYIGDTNIGGLHHMIYEVVDNSIDEAMAGYCDTIDVEITSEGSCIVSDNGRGIPVDIHPTEKIPAATVVLTVLHAGGKFDKDTYKVSGGLHGVGVSVVNALSKKLVATIKRDGNIYRQEFAKGIPTTELEKIKTTNRTGTTIEFWPDGEIFEILEFDDEILSKRFRELAYLNPKITINFKDNRTGRDEHFHFEGGLESFVNDMNKAPAISKAVSFSDSADDVMVDFALMYNETYNENLLSFVNNIKTPDGGTHEAGFRAGLTRAITNYVAANAAAREKDTKITGDDVREGLIAVISVKVPEPQFEGQTKGKLGSSYVKPIVQKMAFEVLSKYFEENPIEARAIMNKALLAARGREAAKKARDLTRKKDNINSVGTLPGKLADCQSKDASISEIYLVEGDSAGGSAKQGRDRVFQAILPLRGKILNVEKARLDRILQSEEIKNMITAFGCGIGEEFNEEKLRYHKIIIMTDADVDGSHIQTLLLTFFFRFLRPIVENGYVYLAQPPLFRYKKGKKEIYLKDEKALSEFLIETGIDMGEFEGIGNEDLIDYLKIVSNYRSLLNELKKRFSVLSAIRFLIENDEARSLGYEELFKILKPRLESEGFNILNSYVNDEGIRIYVQTPSGLEQLVIDENLFGNYIFEEAIRIYSKIKDRDVNFGKDFIEILDEIEKSSKKGAYIQRYKGLGEMNPEQLWETTMSPENRRLLKISIADAQSASDTFNLFMGDEVEPRRNYIQDHAKDVKHLDI